One window from the genome of Leptotrichia trevisanii DSM 22070 encodes:
- the fusA gene encoding elongation factor G, giving the protein MARKVALKDTRNIGIMAHIDAGKTTTTERILFYTGVNHKIGEVHEGAATMDYMEQEQERGITITSAATTAFWNGHRINIIDTPGHVDFTVEVERSLRVLDGAVAVFSAVDGVQPQSETVWRQADKYNVPRMAFFNKMDRVGADFDMCVNDIKEKLGGNGVPIQLPIGAEDNFEGIIDLVTMKEYLFKDETMGADYEVVDIRAELLDDAQTAREHMIESVVETDDELMEKYFGGEEITEEEIKKALRVATIEGTVVPVLCGTAFKNKGIQPLLDAVVAYMPSPVDINEGKVNGTDPKTEEPIQRTIGDEEPFSALAFKIITDPFVGRLSFFRVYSGVLEKGSYVLNSTKGKKERMGRLLQMHANKREELDIVYSGDIAAAVGLKDTTTGDTLCAENAPIILEKMEFPDTVIQIAVEPKTKADQEKMGTALAKLAEEDPTFKVSTNQETGQTLIAGMGELHLEIIVDRMKREFKVEANVGKPQVAYRETINGLADIEEKYAKQSGGRGQYGHVKMKVEANHGKGYEFVNQITGGAIPREYIPAVDKGIQEALEAGVVAGYPVQDIKVTLYDGSYHEVDSSEMAFKIAGSMAVKKGLRAANPVLLEPIFKVEVTTPEEYMGDVIGDLNARRGQVSGMTDRNNAKIVNAEVPLSQMFGYATDLRSKTQGRASYSMEFEKYVEVPKNIAQQVIDERQGK; this is encoded by the coding sequence ATGGCAAGAAAAGTTGCTTTGAAAGATACTAGAAATATTGGTATCATGGCACATATAGACGCCGGAAAAACAACTACTACTGAAAGAATTTTGTTTTATACAGGTGTAAACCATAAAATCGGAGAAGTTCACGAAGGAGCTGCTACGATGGATTATATGGAACAAGAACAAGAAAGAGGAATCACAATTACATCAGCTGCAACAACAGCGTTCTGGAATGGACATAGAATTAATATAATAGATACACCAGGCCACGTTGACTTTACAGTTGAGGTAGAAAGATCATTAAGAGTATTGGACGGAGCAGTTGCAGTGTTCTCGGCAGTTGACGGGGTGCAACCTCAATCAGAAACAGTTTGGAGACAAGCTGACAAATATAACGTGCCAAGAATGGCTTTCTTTAATAAAATGGATAGAGTCGGAGCAGACTTTGACATGTGTGTAAACGACATTAAAGAAAAATTAGGTGGAAATGGTGTGCCAATCCAATTACCAATTGGTGCAGAAGATAATTTTGAAGGAATTATCGACTTGGTAACAATGAAAGAATATTTATTTAAAGATGAAACTATGGGTGCTGACTACGAAGTGGTTGATATAAGAGCTGAATTGTTAGATGATGCTCAAACAGCAAGAGAACACATGATAGAATCTGTAGTTGAAACTGATGATGAATTAATGGAAAAATACTTCGGTGGAGAAGAAATCACTGAGGAAGAAATCAAAAAAGCATTAAGAGTTGCTACAATCGAAGGAACAGTTGTGCCTGTATTGTGTGGAACAGCATTTAAAAATAAAGGAATCCAACCATTACTTGATGCAGTAGTTGCTTATATGCCTTCACCAGTGGATATTAACGAAGGAAAAGTAAATGGAACTGATCCTAAGACAGAAGAACCTATCCAAAGAACAATTGGAGACGAAGAACCATTCTCAGCATTGGCGTTCAAAATCATTACAGATCCATTTGTTGGAAGATTATCGTTCTTCAGAGTTTATTCAGGAGTGTTAGAAAAAGGATCTTATGTATTAAACTCTACTAAAGGTAAAAAAGAAAGAATGGGAAGATTGCTTCAAATGCACGCTAACAAAAGAGAAGAACTTGATATAGTTTACTCTGGAGATATAGCTGCGGCAGTTGGACTAAAAGATACTACAACAGGAGATACATTGTGTGCTGAAAATGCTCCAATCATCCTAGAAAAAATGGAATTCCCTGATACAGTTATCCAAATCGCAGTTGAACCAAAAACTAAAGCCGATCAGGAAAAAATGGGAACAGCTCTTGCAAAACTTGCAGAAGAAGATCCAACATTCAAAGTGTCAACTAACCAGGAAACAGGACAAACACTTATCGCAGGAATGGGAGAATTACACTTGGAAATCATCGTAGACAGAATGAAACGTGAATTCAAAGTGGAAGCAAATGTCGGTAAACCACAAGTTGCCTACAGAGAAACAATTAACGGATTAGCAGACATTGAAGAAAAATATGCAAAACAATCTGGAGGACGTGGACAATACGGACATGTTAAGATGAAAGTTGAAGCTAATCACGGAAAAGGATACGAGTTTGTTAACCAAATTACTGGAGGAGCAATTCCAAGAGAATATATTCCAGCAGTAGATAAAGGAATTCAAGAAGCATTAGAAGCAGGAGTTGTTGCAGGATACCCTGTTCAAGATATAAAAGTTACATTATATGATGGATCTTACCATGAAGTCGATTCATCAGAAATGGCATTTAAAATAGCAGGTTCAATGGCAGTTAAAAAAGGACTTAGAGCCGCTAATCCAGTATTATTGGAACCAATCTTTAAAGTAGAAGTTACTACTCCAGAAGAATACATGGGAGACGTAATTGGAGATTTAAATGCAAGACGTGGACAAGTTTCAGGAATGACTGACAGAAACAATGCAAAAATTGTTAATGCAGAAGTACCTTTATCACAAATGTTCGGTTATGCAACTGACTTGAGATCAAAAACACAAGGAAGAGCATCTTACTCAATGGAATTTGAAAAATATGTAGAAGTTCCAAAAAATATTGCTCAGCAAGTAATTGATGAAAGACAAGGAAAATAG
- the rpsG gene encoding 30S ribosomal protein S7 has product MSRRRRAERRDVLPDSQFNDKVVTKFINGLMKDGKKSLAENIFYTALQQITEETQEEGIEVFRRAMENVRPQLEVRSRRIGGATYQVPVEVRKERQQTLAIRWLVRYTRERKEYGMVAKLKKELIAAANNEGGSIKKKEDTYKMAEANRAFAHYKW; this is encoded by the coding sequence GTGTCAAGAAGAAGAAGAGCGGAAAGAAGAGATGTATTACCAGATTCTCAATTTAACGATAAAGTAGTAACTAAATTCATTAACGGATTAATGAAAGATGGGAAAAAATCATTAGCTGAAAATATTTTTTATACAGCATTGCAACAAATAACTGAAGAAACTCAAGAAGAAGGAATCGAAGTATTCAGAAGAGCAATGGAAAATGTAAGGCCTCAATTAGAAGTAAGATCTAGAAGAATCGGAGGGGCAACGTACCAAGTACCAGTTGAAGTAAGAAAAGAAAGACAACAAACTCTTGCAATCAGATGGTTGGTTAGATACACAAGAGAAAGAAAAGAATATGGAATGGTTGCTAAACTTAAAAAAGAATTAATTGCAGCTGCCAACAACGAAGGTGGATCAATTAAGAAAAAAGAAGATACATATAAAATGGCTGAAGCAAATAGAGCATTCGCACATTACAAATGGTAA
- the rpsL gene encoding 30S ribosomal protein S12 codes for MPTINQLVRFGRSTTEKKKKSPALKGNPQKRGVCVRVYTTTPKKPNSALRKVARVKLVNGIEVTAYIPGIGHNLQEHSIVLLRGGRTKDLPGVRYKIIRGALDTAGVVNRKQGRSRYGAKKG; via the coding sequence ATGCCTACTATTAATCAATTAGTAAGATTTGGTAGAAGTACAACTGAGAAAAAGAAAAAATCACCTGCATTGAAAGGTAATCCACAAAAAAGAGGGGTTTGTGTAAGAGTATATACAACTACACCTAAAAAACCTAACTCAGCCTTAAGAAAGGTAGCAAGGGTTAAATTAGTAAATGGAATCGAAGTTACTGCTTATATTCCAGGAATCGGACACAACTTACAAGAACATAGTATCGTTCTTTTAAGAGGAGGAAGAACAAAAGATTTGCCGGGGGTTAGATATAAAATAATCAGAGGAGCATTGGATACAGCAGGAGTTGTAAACAGAAAACAAGGTAGATCAAGATACGGAGCGAAAAAAGGGTAA
- a CDS encoding ATP-binding protein — protein MFKGETRNIFVDKKEFEGSIIMQLEKAYQYVLEKINLGSDIVGIYRVDKYEIPPKSIREVIANAVIHRSYLEPNDIQVALYDNRLEITSPGMLLSGVNVKRMKEGFSKLRNRAIASVFAYVNIIEKWGSGIPRIMSELAEYGLEEPEFITFENDFRINIYRKSYNTAQSTQGSTQGKTNTTQAVSEKEKLDIKNLTETDKTIINTVLNNPEMSQKQIADNLNWTVNKVKYYMKKFKQKNILKYEGTSQNGKWEIQEENLKYFLK, from the coding sequence GTGTTTAAAGGGGAAACTAGAAACATATTTGTTGATAAGAAGGAATTTGAAGGTTCAATTATTATGCAGCTGGAAAAAGCGTATCAATATGTGCTTGAAAAAATAAATTTAGGTTCAGATATTGTTGGAATTTACAGAGTTGATAAATATGAAATCCCGCCTAAATCAATAAGGGAGGTAATTGCAAATGCTGTAATTCATCGAAGCTATCTTGAGCCAAATGATATTCAAGTTGCACTTTATGATAACAGGTTAGAAATTACTTCGCCAGGAATGCTGCTTTCAGGAGTAAATGTAAAAAGAATGAAAGAGGGATTTTCAAAACTTCGTAACCGTGCAATCGCCTCAGTTTTTGCTTATGTAAATATTATTGAGAAATGGGGAAGCGGTATTCCTAGAATTATGAGTGAATTGGCAGAATACGGACTGGAAGAACCAGAATTCATAACTTTTGAAAACGATTTCAGAATTAATATTTACAGAAAAAGCTATAACACTGCCCAAAGTACCCAAGGTAGTACCCAAGGTAAAACCAACACTACCCAAGCTGTTTCTGAAAAAGAAAAATTGGATATAAAAAATCTTACAGAAACAGATAAAACTATAATAAATACAGTATTAAATAACCCTGAAATGTCCCAAAAACAGATAGCTGACAATTTAAATTGGACGGTAAATAAAGTAAAATATTATATGAAAAAATTTAAGCAGAAAAATATTTTGAAGTATGAAGGAACAAGCCAGAATGGCAAATGGGAAATTCAGGAAGAAAATTTAAAATATTTTTTGAAATGA
- a CDS encoding AlbA family DNA-binding domain-containing protein, which yields MLIEEILKGENEKIEFKENAKTNAYIKTAVAFANGNGGKIVFGVKDNGEIIGVENEFEVMDGIINVISDSCYPMIVPDISLHTLENKTVVIMEIEGGKKKPYYLKSKGMQKGTYIRSGATTRIIEEDYILKELVLEGENKYFDQQICYGESVNDEEIERFCEWLEELARENSETDTKIKKVTKNTLLSWKLLEEKMAEFFRQMPIFYCLARKIGKFHERYNVVCLKGKLETYLLIRRNLKVQLLCSWKKRINMCLKK from the coding sequence ATGTTAATTGAGGAAATATTGAAAGGGGAAAACGAAAAGATTGAATTTAAGGAAAATGCTAAAACTAATGCTTATATAAAAACAGCTGTAGCATTTGCAAATGGAAATGGTGGAAAAATAGTTTTTGGAGTAAAAGATAATGGAGAAATTATTGGAGTTGAAAATGAGTTTGAAGTTATGGATGGGATAATTAATGTAATCTCAGATAGCTGCTATCCAATGATTGTTCCAGATATAAGTTTACATACGCTGGAAAATAAGACAGTTGTTATTATGGAAATTGAAGGAGGTAAGAAAAAGCCTTATTATTTGAAGTCAAAAGGGATGCAAAAAGGAACTTATATCAGAAGTGGCGCTACGACTAGAATTATTGAAGAGGATTATATTTTGAAGGAATTGGTTTTAGAAGGGGAAAACAAGTATTTTGATCAGCAAATTTGCTATGGGGAAAGTGTTAATGATGAGGAAATTGAGAGGTTCTGTGAATGGCTGGAGGAATTGGCAAGAGAAAATTCTGAAACTGATACAAAAATAAAAAAAGTTACTAAAAATACTTTGTTAAGCTGGAAACTTCTGGAAGAAAAAATGGCAGAATTTTTCCGACAAATGCCTATATTTTACTGTCTGGCAAGGAAAATTGGGAAATTTCACGAAAGATACAATGTGGTGTGTTTAAAGGGGAAACTAGAAACATATTTGTTGATAAGAAGGAATTTGAAGGTTCAATTATTATGCAGCTGGAAAAAGCGTATCAATATGTGCTTGAAAAAATAA
- a CDS encoding N-acetylmuramoyl-L-alanine amidase family protein → MKKGIKKILYLAVAGLMMAAPLNAAQKSNELICIDPGHQLKGNPGLEEVAPGSSKKKPKVSSGTRGVATKKYEYQLTLEVGLKLRKALQDKGYKVFMVRETHDVNISNKERAIKTNNAGCTLYIRLHADGINNSSTQGATVLTSSPKNPYTKNVQKSSDKFSRDILSEYVKATGAKNRGVSYRDDLTGTNWSKVTNTLIEFGFMSNPEEDRKMSTPEYQEKMVNGMVNGIEKYLREK, encoded by the coding sequence ATGAAAAAAGGAATAAAAAAAATATTGTACTTGGCAGTAGCAGGATTGATGATGGCTGCTCCATTAAATGCAGCTCAAAAAAGTAATGAATTAATCTGTATTGATCCAGGACACCAGCTTAAAGGAAATCCAGGGCTTGAAGAAGTTGCACCAGGTTCATCAAAGAAAAAGCCAAAAGTTTCATCTGGGACAAGAGGAGTAGCAACAAAAAAATATGAATATCAGCTTACACTTGAAGTTGGATTGAAATTAAGAAAAGCATTGCAAGATAAAGGTTACAAGGTATTTATGGTACGTGAAACACATGATGTGAATATCAGTAATAAGGAGCGTGCAATCAAGACAAATAATGCAGGATGTACTCTTTATATAAGACTTCACGCTGATGGAATCAACAATTCCTCAACACAGGGAGCCACAGTTTTAACTTCTTCACCAAAAAATCCATACACAAAAAATGTCCAAAAATCCAGTGACAAATTCTCCCGTGACATATTATCAGAATACGTAAAAGCAACAGGAGCCAAAAATCGTGGAGTTTCATATAGAGATGATTTAACAGGAACAAACTGGTCCAAAGTTACAAATACACTAATAGAATTTGGTTTTATGTCAAATCCAGAAGAGGACAGAAAAATGTCAACACCAGAATATCAGGAAAAGATGGTAAATGGAATGGTAAACGGTATTGAAAAATATTTAAGAGAAAAATAA
- a CDS encoding carbon starvation CstA family protein translates to MISFILAIVALISGYMFYSKFVEKVFGIEPDRLPPSIEYYDGVDYVQVSTPKAFLIQFLNIAGTGPIFGAIAGALWGPAAFLWIVFGCIFGGAVHDFLIGMLSLRDKGSSIGELVGQNLGVVMQQIMRVFSIVLLLLVGVVFIKSPADILHNLIPGVSAMTFTIIIIAYYILATILPLDKIIAKIYPIFGFALLFMAIGIGGMLIYGQFTGAFAIPEITEIFKGNPHPKGTSMFPYLFISIACGAVSGFHATQSPMVARCIKNETEGRKVFYGAMIAEGVVALVWAAAAMTVFGGIKELAAAGTPAVVVNKASVQLLGIFGAFLAVLGVVACPITSGDTAFRGSRLIIADIFKIKQSPIKNRFLIAIPLFVIGIYLTTIDFNIIWRYFAWANQTLAAVSLWTATVWLVKKEKPFLFALIPSMFMTMVVTTYIIIAPEGFVRFFKNVPVHTIEFYGILIASVVTIICTALLFNYKHHLHSHPTGNLKVAK, encoded by the coding sequence ATGATTTCTTTCATTTTAGCGATTGTCGCTCTCATCTCAGGATATATGTTTTACAGCAAATTTGTGGAAAAAGTTTTTGGAATAGAACCTGATAGATTACCGCCTTCCATCGAATATTATGATGGCGTTGACTATGTGCAAGTTAGCACTCCAAAAGCATTTTTGATTCAATTTCTGAATATTGCCGGGACAGGGCCGATATTTGGAGCTATTGCAGGTGCTTTGTGGGGGCCAGCCGCATTTTTGTGGATTGTTTTTGGATGTATTTTTGGAGGGGCAGTTCATGATTTCCTGATTGGTATGCTCTCGCTCAGGGACAAGGGAAGCAGTATTGGTGAACTTGTGGGACAAAACTTGGGTGTTGTTATGCAGCAGATCATGAGAGTTTTCTCAATTGTTTTACTTCTTTTGGTTGGAGTAGTGTTTATAAAGTCACCTGCTGATATTCTTCATAATTTAATTCCAGGTGTAAGTGCCATGACTTTTACAATTATTATAATTGCTTATTACATTCTGGCGACAATTCTCCCACTTGATAAAATCATTGCCAAAATTTATCCAATTTTTGGTTTTGCATTACTATTTATGGCGATTGGTATTGGAGGAATGTTAATTTATGGACAATTTACAGGAGCTTTCGCAATTCCTGAAATTACTGAAATTTTCAAGGGAAATCCTCATCCTAAAGGAACTTCAATGTTCCCTTACTTATTCATCTCAATAGCCTGTGGTGCAGTAAGCGGTTTCCACGCTACTCAATCTCCAATGGTTGCACGTTGTATAAAAAATGAAACTGAAGGAAGAAAAGTGTTTTATGGAGCAATGATTGCAGAAGGTGTTGTTGCACTAGTATGGGCTGCCGCTGCGATGACAGTATTTGGCGGAATTAAGGAACTTGCTGCTGCTGGAACTCCTGCGGTTGTTGTAAATAAGGCATCTGTTCAGCTGCTTGGTATATTTGGGGCATTCCTGGCTGTGCTTGGTGTTGTTGCCTGTCCTATTACTTCGGGAGATACTGCCTTTAGAGGTTCAAGATTAATTATTGCCGACATTTTCAAAATTAAGCAAAGTCCAATAAAAAATAGATTTTTAATTGCAATTCCGTTGTTTGTTATCGGTATCTATTTGACAACTATTGACTTTAACATTATCTGGAGATATTTTGCATGGGCAAATCAAACTTTGGCGGCCGTTTCATTATGGACTGCAACAGTATGGCTTGTTAAGAAGGAAAAACCTTTCTTATTCGCATTAATTCCTTCAATGTTTATGACAATGGTTGTTACAACTTACATCATAATCGCTCCAGAAGGATTTGTAAGATTTTTCAAAAATGTGCCTGTTCACACTATCGAATTTTACGGAATATTAATCGCAAGTGTAGTTACAATTATCTGTACAGCATTATTATTTAACTATAAACATCATTTGCATAGTCATCCAACTGGAAACTTAAAAGTTGCCAAATAG
- a CDS encoding C45 family autoproteolytic acyltransferase/hydolase encodes MLYKLDKGFSFVGNTTAMIEMEDGINEKGLACGLTFVYPTVKGEGFNAGFLVRYILEKCENTEQVKEFLEKVPIGSSQNIIAADRFGKILSAELNVKVKNIVITDNINYKTNHFVEKDMLCYNYEAEDDIFSHKRYETLKKQNYLGYNLDDIFGLLKGEKGFLCQYNRTKGFDTIWSSVYDIKNKIVYRCEGNPRRKKFNIDKRLKFSY; translated from the coding sequence GTGCTGTATAAGCTGGATAAAGGCTTTTCATTTGTTGGGAATACAACAGCTATGATAGAAATGGAAGATGGAATTAATGAAAAAGGACTTGCTTGTGGGCTGACATTTGTATATCCTACTGTAAAAGGTGAAGGCTTTAATGCGGGATTTTTGGTTAGGTATATTTTAGAAAAATGTGAAAATACTGAACAGGTGAAGGAGTTTTTGGAAAAAGTTCCTATTGGTTCATCACAAAATATAATTGCTGCTGATAGGTTTGGAAAAATTTTATCTGCTGAATTAAATGTTAAAGTTAAAAATATTGTAATAACAGATAATATTAATTATAAAACGAATCATTTTGTAGAAAAAGATATGCTTTGTTATAATTACGAGGCAGAAGATGATATTTTTTCACATAAAAGATATGAAACATTGAAAAAGCAAAATTATTTAGGTTATAATTTAGATGATATATTTGGATTATTGAAAGGGGAGAAAGGTTTTTTGTGTCAGTATAATAGAACCAAAGGTTTTGATACAATTTGGTCTTCAGTTTACGATATAAAAAATAAAATTGTGTATAGATGCGAAGGTAATCCAAGAAGAAAAAAATTTAACATTGATAAAAGATTGAAATTTTCTTATTAA
- a CDS encoding DUF333 domain-containing protein — MKNLKVAASVFMIAASIVRMPNPASVFCEKHGGKSINAKDKDGNEAGKCQFKDGTRVDEWHYYRENN, encoded by the coding sequence ATGAAAAATTTAAAAGTGGCTGCAAGTGTATTTATGATTGCTGCCTCTATTGTTAGAATGCCAAATCCAGCTTCAGTTTTTTGTGAAAAACATGGTGGAAAGTCTATTAATGCAAAAGATAAAGATGGAAATGAAGCAGGAAAATGCCAGTTTAAAGATGGAACGAGAGTGGATGAATGGCATTATTACAGAGAAAACAATTAG
- a CDS encoding phosphatase PAP2 family protein: MLNFIQNIDIFTINLFYNFQHSLNSKLLNSIMIFFTGLGNHGLIWIAITLFLLSSKKYRKIGYLSVISLIINAIIVNVILKNLTHKARPFTEISDIILLVKAPKDFSFPSGHTSASFTMVYIFYKHLKKYFPAVLITSIIIAFSRLYLTVHFPSDVLAGLLIGLFAGFLGEKIFNKKNNLMKS; encoded by the coding sequence ATGCTAAACTTTATACAAAATATTGATATTTTTACTATTAATCTATTTTACAATTTCCAGCACAGCTTAAATTCCAAACTTCTGAACAGCATAATGATATTTTTTACTGGCTTAGGAAATCACGGATTAATCTGGATTGCAATAACATTATTTCTGCTTTCTAGCAAAAAATATCGAAAAATCGGATATTTATCGGTAATTTCATTGATTATAAATGCAATTATTGTAAATGTCATTTTAAAAAATCTTACGCATAAAGCAAGACCCTTTACAGAAATATCTGACATTATTCTTTTAGTCAAAGCCCCAAAGGATTTTTCTTTTCCTTCAGGACATACTTCAGCATCTTTTACAATGGTATATATTTTTTACAAACATTTAAAAAAATATTTCCCAGCTGTGCTGATAACAAGCATTATTATTGCTTTTTCAAGGTTATACTTAACTGTACATTTTCCAAGTGATGTTTTGGCTGGATTGCTTATTGGATTGTTTGCAGGATTTTTAGGGGAGAAAATTTTTAATAAGAAAAATAATTTGATGAAAAGTTAG
- a CDS encoding tetratricopeptide repeat protein: protein MLNEKQIMGLNSEIIKNIEFMLGNEKDRKYVELINQGNELLEKRDKGNAQKLFLEAAQYNERGYLLLAKSYYVAGNGEKAKDMYKKAYSLGVKEAAYELGKYFDTVEENEKEAEKWYKIGQELGDAKSIYELGILYECSKDEEEAYKLYEKVANMKYAPAISDMIYYNNRQESGNKSKEWAFKVLNETGLIELGREAIRDAQDFLEEMGEYTGDKISEKNYEIEYDNDLRYFIEKNSKGRNIKEETYKRKKSNFWMIFGIIIFILQLIIKCSEY, encoded by the coding sequence TTGTTAAATGAAAAGCAAATTATGGGATTGAATTCTGAAATAATCAAGAATATTGAATTTATGCTTGGAAATGAAAAAGACAGAAAATACGTGGAACTGATTAATCAGGGAAATGAACTTTTGGAAAAGAGAGATAAGGGAAATGCTCAAAAACTGTTTCTTGAAGCGGCACAATATAATGAAAGAGGATATTTGTTGCTTGCAAAATCATATTATGTTGCAGGCAATGGAGAAAAAGCCAAAGATATGTATAAAAAGGCTTATTCTCTAGGAGTGAAAGAGGCGGCTTATGAACTGGGGAAATATTTTGATACGGTTGAAGAAAATGAGAAAGAAGCTGAAAAATGGTATAAAATTGGGCAGGAACTGGGAGATGCAAAATCTATTTATGAACTTGGGATACTTTATGAATGCAGTAAGGATGAAGAGGAAGCATACAAGCTATATGAAAAAGTCGCTAATATGAAATATGCTCCTGCAATTAGCGATATGATATATTACAATAATAGACAGGAAAGTGGGAATAAATCAAAGGAATGGGCATTTAAAGTATTAAATGAAACAGGATTGATTGAACTTGGGAGAGAAGCAATAAGAGATGCACAGGATTTTCTGGAAGAAATGGGAGAATATACGGGCGATAAAATTTCAGAAAAAAATTATGAAATTGAATACGATAACGATTTGAGATATTTTATAGAAAAAAATTCTAAAGGCAGAAATATAAAGGAAGAAACTTATAAAAGAAAAAAGTCAAATTTCTGGATGATATTTGGAATTATAATTTTTATACTGCAACTGATTATAAAATGTTCAGAGTATTAG
- the fic gene encoding protein adenylyltransferase Fic yields the protein MANNKYIWENESDKILKRLVSQDDEEFLSKKRAKELFDNGILKKIQVGTFEGLKEIHRYLFQECYGTAGKIREHDIRKGDTVFCRAMYLEDNLKTVSKMPENNFEEIIEKYVEMNIMHPFYEGNGRATRIWLDQMLIRSLGMCVNWQNINRNDYLSAMKRSVVNDLELKFLLKENLTEDVESRDIFMKGINQSYEYENMRKYDVKELGK from the coding sequence ATGGCAAATAATAAATACATTTGGGAAAACGAAAGTGACAAAATTTTAAAAAGGTTAGTTTCACAAGATGATGAAGAATTTTTGAGTAAAAAAAGGGCAAAAGAGTTATTTGATAATGGGATATTGAAAAAAATTCAAGTGGGAACTTTTGAAGGATTGAAGGAAATACATCGGTATTTGTTTCAAGAATGTTATGGAACTGCAGGAAAAATACGGGAACATGATATTCGGAAAGGCGATACTGTATTTTGTCGTGCGATGTATCTTGAAGATAATTTAAAGACAGTTTCTAAAATGCCTGAAAATAATTTTGAGGAAATAATTGAGAAATATGTTGAGATGAATATAATGCATCCGTTTTATGAGGGAAATGGGAGAGCTACTAGGATTTGGCTGGATCAGATGTTGATAAGAAGTCTTGGAATGTGTGTGAATTGGCAAAATATTAATAGAAATGATTATTTATCGGCAATGAAAAGAAGTGTGGTTAATGATTTGGAATTGAAATTTCTTTTGAAGGAGAATTTGACGGAAGATGTGGAAAGCAGAGATATATTCATGAAAGGGATTAATCAGTCTTATGAATATGAAAATATGAGGAAATATGATGTGAAAGAATTAGGGAAATAA